One segment of Rhipicephalus sanguineus isolate Rsan-2018 chromosome 6, BIME_Rsan_1.4, whole genome shotgun sequence DNA contains the following:
- the LOC119397623 gene encoding uncharacterized protein K02A2.6-like — protein MATPTVPAAQPATPLNPFVVELPEKLDFRRPEEWKRWFTRWERYRVISGLKKQDDETQVNTLIYAMGREAEDVLASLKLSDAEKLNYDAVTRAFAKHFVPRTNVIYERAKFNSRKQEAHESVDAFVTELYRLAETCEYGDLKEELIRDRLVVGLADTQLSEKLQLNAELTLEAAVTAARNSETIKQQQKDLRPQQQTPAAIDAMRGCSKSKGKPNQRSQKTQRDQTALTCKWCGSTTHPPSRTMCPANGKICSACGKKGHFAAVCLSASPRKKKSTHQAVLEEVYLGQLTDQQDSGPWRTDVTVNGLPMKFKVDTGADVTAIPTSLYNEQVMGNLKQAQKQLLGPGRTKIATMGLFSATLCWNGRVCQEEVYVIDKLHDALLGRPAIKSLDILPSLLEVTASTSKVSDPANILCHYPNLTTGLGLLKTEYRIILLPDAKPSAITYPRRVPLPMLPSVKRELERMENLGVIRKVDEATEWCAPMVVAKKRGGELRICVDFGGLNKNILRERVVMPTVDECLARLAGATWFSKLDARAGYWQAPLAPESQKYTTFLTPFGRFQFLRLPFGISTAPEFFQREMLRVLEGIEGQACLQDDIIVFGPSREEHDARLHKVLQRLQEAGITLNAEKCVLHQQSVRFLGHIVSANGISADPEKVSALCHLAEPTDVTEVRSFLGMANHLAKFLPGLSQLTKPLRDLLHSDAEWCWDKPQQESFNAVKKALTTTPVLTHYDPCSHHTVSADASSYGLGAVLLQETAGQRLPVAYASRSLSDTETRYAQIEKEALAVTWACEHFRSYLLGLHFHVETDHKPLVPLLSSSRLDELSPRLQRFRMRLLEFDYTIAHIPGKEMHTADVLSRKPQKETDNSSPRSLSKAVVEHEILTVELLPASHDMLERIKAAQENDPVLARVRDYCTTSWPKEVALPPDVQRYSAFAHELTQVDGILLKGNRIVIPPSMQSDVLEHLHAGHQGIGRCRARATQSVWWPGINQHIQSYVSRCPVCQQHRKPHAEPMIFSPLPKHPWEAIGIDLFCVDGVNYLVVVDYYSRFFELKKLKRTTTENITQALSQIFARFGAPAIIRSDNGPQFASAQFKAFVKQWGSSHVTSSPYFPQSNGAAERTVQTAKQLIKKSPNIHKALLAHRDTPGKEGFTPAELLMGRRLRTDVPVAPHVLRPQWSTVEFTKRNEAYKVKQGQQYNRRHRTLARELIQPQTAVRILSGAPTTGTVIGPAHTPRSYVVSTPGGLTRRTSKHLQPLQPVATTRSGRTVRAPSRLDL, from the coding sequence ATGGCAACGCCTACAGTGCCCGCAGCTCAGCCTGCAACGCCGCTCAACCCTTTCGTCGTCGAACTGCCGGAAAAGCTCGACTTTCGGAGACCCGAGGAGTGGAAGCGGTGGTTTACACGATGGGAAAGGTACCGCGTCATCTCAGGTTTGAAGAAACAAGACGACGAAACCCAGGTGAACACACTCATTTACGCGATGGGCCGTGAAGCAGAAGATGTCCTGGCGTCGCTCAAACTTTCCGACGCTGAGAAACTCAACTACGACGCGGTAACACGAGCGTTCGCGAAACATTTCGTGCCGCGGACGAACGTGATATATGAGCGGGCGAAGTTCAACAGCCGGAAGCAAGAAGCGCATGAGTCAGTCGACGCGTTCGTAACCGAACTCTACAGACTAGCCGAAACCTGCGAGTACGGagatctgaaagaagaattgatccgCGATAGGCTCGTGGTCGGTCTCGCAGACACGCAACTAAGCGAGAAGCTGCAACTTAACGCCGAGCTGACTCTTGAAGCCGCAGTCACCGCTGCACGCAACTCCGAAACGATCAAGCAGCAGCAAAAAGATCTACGGCCGCAGCAACAGACGCCTGCGGCTATAGACGCCATGCGTGGATGCTCGAAGAGCAAAGGAAAGCCAAATCAGCGCTCTCAAAAAACACAGCGCGATCAAACGGCGCTGACGTGCAAGTGGTGTGGCTCAACAACGCACCCACCATCACGCACTATGTGCCCGGCGAACGGGAAAATATGCAGTGCCTGCGGCAAAAAGGGACACTTTGCCGCCGTGTGCTTGTCTGCCTCTCCGAGGAAGAAAAAGAGCACCCACCAAGCCGTTTTGGAAGAGGTTTATTTGGGTCAATTGACTGACCAACAGGACTCTGGGCCGTGGAGGACTGACGTTACAGTAAATGGCTTGCCAATGAAGTTCAAAGTAGACACCGGTGCAGATGTTACCGCTATACCTACAAGCCTCTACAACGAACAAGTCATGGGCAACCTGAAGCAGGCTCAGAAACAGCTGCTGGGACCCGGCCGGACCAAAATCGCAACAATGGGTCTGTTCAGCGCAACCTTGTGCTGGAATGGCCGAGTGTGTCAAGAAGAAGTTTACGTGATCGACAAGTTACACGATGCACTTCTCGGACGTCCTGCAATCAAATCATTGGATATCCTTCCAAGCCTCCTCGAAGTCACAGCGTCAACAAGCAAGGTCAGCGACCCTGCCAACATTCTCTGCCACTACCCCAACTTGACTACAGGCCTGGGTCTTCTCAAGACGGAATACAGGATAATATTACTCCCCGATGCCAAGCCAAGCGCTATTACGTATCCGCGGCGAGTACCCCTGCCCATGCTGCCCAGTGTCAAACGTGAGTTGGAGAGAATGGAGAACCTTGGCGTCATTAGAAAGGTCGACGAGGCCACAGAGTGGTGCGCACCTATGGTAGTCgcgaaaaagagaggaggcgaGCTTCGAATCTGCGTCGACTTCGGAGGGTTAAACAAGAACATTTTGCGGGAACGAGTCGTAATGCCCACCGTCGACGAATGTTTGGCCAGACTTGCCGGAGctacatggttcagcaagcttgatgcaagggctggttattggcaagctcCGCTAGCACCAGAGTCCCAGAAGTACACCACTTTTCTGACGCCATTCGGCCGGTTTCAGTTCCTCCGATTGCCCTTTGGAATTTCGACAGCACCCGAGTTTTTCCAGAGAGAAATGCTAAGAGTTCTAGAAGGCATTGAAGGCCAGGCGTGTCTACAAGACGACATTATAGTGTTTGGCCCTTCAAGGGAAGAACATGACGCACGACTGCACAAAGTACTGCAGCGCCTGCAAGAAGCTGGCATCACCTTGAACGCAGAAAAATGCGTACTACACCAGCAGTCAGTGAGATTCCTGGGACACATTGTGTCGGCGAATGGTATCAGTGCCGACCCTGAAAAGGTCAGCGCACTATGTCACCTAGCAGAGCCTACAGATGTAACAGAAGTGAGGTCCTTCTTGGGAATGGCCAACCACTTGGCCAAGTTTCTCCCAGGGCTCTCGCAGCTCACAAAACCGTTACGTGACCTGCTTCACAGCGACGCCGAATGGTGCTGGGACAAGCCACAGCAAGAAAGCTTCAACGCCGTCAAGAAAGCATTGACGACGACTCCAGTGCTTACTCACTACGACCCTTGTAGTCATCACACTGTGTCGGCGGATGCATCGTCGTACGGTCTTGGAGCTGTCCTCCTTCAAGAGACAGCGGGTCAGAGACTTCCAGTAGCCTATGCCTCAAGATCCCTCTCTGACACGGAGACGCGATATGCGCAAATAGAGAAAGAAGCACTGGCAGTTACATGGGCCTGCGAGCATTTCCGCTCCTATCTGCTTGGTCTGCATTTTCACGTGGAAACTGATCACAAGCCACTGGTGCCATTGCTGTCATCAAGCCGCCTGGACGAGCTTAGTCCCCGTCTGCAACGGTTCCGTATGAGACTCCTCGAGTTCGATTACACCATTGCCCACATCCCAGGCAAGGAAATGCATACAGCCGATGTGCTCTCAAGGAAACCGcagaaggaaacggacaacagCAGCCCAAGGAGCCTCAGCAAGGCCGTCGTAGAACATGAAATTCTCACTGTGGAACTTCTGCCTGCTTCCCACGATATGCTTGAAAGGATAAAGGCAGCACAAGAGAACGATCCTGTTCTAGCAAGAGTTAGGGACTACTGCACGACGTCGTGGCCCAAAGAAGTGGCACTACCTCCGGACGTGCAGAGGTATTCAGCATTTGCCCATGAACTGACACAAGTGGATGGCATTTTACTCAAAGGCAACCGCATTGTCATTCCACCAAGCATGCAAAGTGATGTGCTAGAACACTTGCATGCCGGTCATCAGGGCATTGGGAGATGTAGGGCTCGAGCCACTCAGTCGGTGTGGTGGCCAGGCATTAACCAGCACATCCAAAGTTATGTGTCAAGATGCCCTGTCTGTCAACAACACCGTAAACCACACGCCGAGCCTATGATATTCTCCCCACTTCCTAAACACCCATGGGAAGCGATAGGAATCGATCTCTTCTGTGTGGATGGAGTTAACTACCTCGTAGTTGTGGACTACTACTCACGTTTCTTTGAACTAAAAAAGTTGAAGCGTACCACCACAGAGAACATAACACAAGCACTGAGTCAGATCTTCGCGCGCTTTGGGGCACCGGCTATCATACGATCAGACAACGGCCCTCAGTTTGCTTCGGCACAGTTCAAAGcgtttgtcaagcaatggggatcAAGTCACGTAACCAGCAGCCCCTACTTCCCTCAGAGCAACGGCGCGGCAGAAAGAACAGTTCAGACTGCTAAACAGCTGATCAAGAAATCGCCGAACATCCACAAGGCTCTGCTCGCGCATAGAGACACGCCAGGGAAAGAAGGATTCACACCTGCGGAACTCCTCATGGGAAGGCGCCTAAGAACCGACGTGCCCGTGGCACCACACGTGCTGAGGCCACAGTGGAGCACCGTAGAATTTACTAAACGAAATGAAGCCTACAAGGTCAAGCAGGGCCAACAATATAACCGGAGACATAGGACTTTGGCAAGAGAGCTCATTCAACCGCAGACAGCCGTCCGCATTCTGTCTGGTGCTCCAACAACAGGGACCGTCATTGGGCCAGCTCACACGCCTCGTTCGTATGTAGTGAGCACACCTGGAGGTCTCACGAGACGCACCAGCAAACATCTCCAGCCGCTACAACCTGTGGCGACAACAAGAAGTGGACGAACCGTAAGAGCTCCTAGTCGGCTTGACCTGTGA